The segment CACACAGCACTAGGTTACAAGGGTTTTATACAACCAAATTTTGAAACTTCTGCAGCATGCCCAAAACTCTCTGCTTGAAGATGCTGAAGAGGAGACTATTGGTAAAGATGATGTAGAGGAGGAGAAGATCTTTGATGacagagaaagtgaaagagaagTGTATCTTCCAGAAGATTTGCTTGTGGAGATATTATCTAGGGTTCCGGAGGCTTCACTGGCACGGTTCCGATCTACCTCAAAAGGGTGGAATGCTCTTATAAAAAAAGATGGGAGTCTTGCTAAGAACTCTCTTTTTGTCATGTTAATTTATCATAAGGTCTATTTAGTTAAGCTTAATGTCCACGGCATCCACAACAACAACTTTGAAAAAGTAATAAGTCAGTTCAGCCTCTGTGACCCTCTTTCAACTTCTTCTATGAAAGAAGTCGGTATACGCAGCGTCTTTCACTGCGATGGCCTATTGCTATGCACCACCATGGACAATACATTGGTCGTTTGGAATCCATGTTCAGGGGAAACCAGTAGGATTATCAAACCAAGAAATATTCACAATGGTTCTGATACCTACGCTCTCGGTAAATCCACATGCAACAACGAGTACAAAATCTTGAGGGTGCATCATCATGGATATGGTTGCCGGCCTCTACGCCTTGTTGAGTACGAAATCTACGACTTCACAGCTAATTCGTGGAGTGTTGTTGGTGAGGCTAGAGACTGGTTCATTGCAGAGCGACAGGGCACGTGTGTGGATGGAAATACTTACTGGCTTACTTCTACTTATTCTCCAACGGAGATGAAGAGTGCCTTACGATGTTTTGATTATTCAACAGAGAGGTTTGGATGTGTGTCTCTTCCGGTTGATCCTCTTTCTTATAATGTTTATGGTTTATCAGTGACTAGAGAAGAGCAAAATCTTTGTCTCTTAACTTCTCGTAAGGTGGTACACGATATAGATGTATGGATGGCAACTAAGGTCAAAGGTACCGGAGACATGTCATGGAGTAAACTCCTAACAGTGAAACGAATCCATTCACAGCAGTTTATTGCGTTTCATGTCGGGATGAGTTTCTCTGTGGATCGGGTGTCTAAAGTTTTACTGCATCCCACTAAATTTAAGAACTCTAGCAACTGCTTACACATTGTGGGAGAGAATTATGAACACATAAAAGTGGACCTTCGTGATGTTGAATCTAAACGCTCAAATCATGTCAAGCGTGCTCCAACTTTGGTTCAAATCCAACAAGGTTCTTTGGGGCTAGGCACATGGAAAGTAGCACCAGCCACCAAGTTTTCATGATATTGCAAGTCTctttattaaaatgataagCAAGTCTTGTCCTTAGAAATCAACAATATATACCACTGACG is part of the Raphanus sativus cultivar WK10039 chromosome 5, ASM80110v3, whole genome shotgun sequence genome and harbors:
- the LOC130494830 gene encoding putative F-box protein At4g10190, translated to MQNLFPLFLPLNQEERPSTPAVLNVTRVLYNQILKLLQHAQNSLLEDAEEETIGKDDVEEEKIFDDRESEREVYLPEDLLVEILSRVPEASLARFRSTSKGWNALIKKDGSLAKNSLFVMLIYHKVYLVKLNVHGIHNNNFEKVISQFSLCDPLSTSSMKEVGIRSVFHCDGLLLCTTMDNTLVVWNPCSGETSRIIKPRNIHNGSDTYALGKSTCNNEYKILRVHHHGYGCRPLRLVEYEIYDFTANSWSVVGEARDWFIAERQGTCVDGNTYWLTSTYSPTEMKSALRCFDYSTERFGCVSLPVDPLSYNVYGLSVTREEQNLCLLTSRKVVHDIDVWMATKVKGTGDMSWSKLLTVKRIHSQQFIAFHVGMSFSVDRVSKVLLHPTKFKNSSNCLHIVGENYEHIKVDLRDVESKRSNHVKRAPTLVQIQQGSLGLGTWKVAPATKFS